Proteins found in one Helicobacter sp. NHP19-003 genomic segment:
- the dnaK gene encoding molecular chaperone DnaK, whose amino-acid sequence MAKVIGIDLGTTNSAMAVYEGNEAKIIANKEGKNTTPSIVAFTDKGEILVGESAKRQAVTNPEKTIYSIKRIMGLMSNEDKAQEAKKRLPYKIVDRNGACAVEIAGKIYTPQEISAKILMKLKEDAESYLGEPVNEAVITVPAYFNDSQRKATKEAGTIAGLNVLRIINEPTSAALAYGLDKKESEKIMVYDLGGGTFDVTVLETGDNVVEVLATGGDAFLGGDDFDNRIIDFIAKEFENENGIDIKKDIMALQRLKEASENAKKELSSAQETEINLPFITADASGPKHLVKKLTRAKFESLIDDLIEDTIKKIDSVIQDAGLSRNDIAEVVMVGGSTRIPKVQERVKNFINKDLNKSVNPDEVVAVGASIQAGVLKGDVKDVLLLDVIPLSLGIETLGGVMTKVIEKGTTIPAKKAQIFSTAEDNQPAVSILVLQGEREFAKDNKSLGKFDLTGIAPAPRGVPQIEVTFDIDANGILTVSAKDKNTGKSQEIKITGSSGLSDSEIDKMVKDAELHKEEDARRKAVVEAKNQAESLAHQTKKNLEEHKANLEPSEVEKIQKALSDLETTLKNENASKEEVEAKMKALAESSQKLTEAMMQKEQNPQAAKKDEDVIDAEVE is encoded by the coding sequence ATGGCAAAAGTGATCGGAATCGACTTAGGCACCACCAACTCCGCAATGGCGGTTTATGAGGGCAATGAGGCAAAAATCATCGCCAACAAAGAGGGCAAAAACACCACACCTTCTATTGTGGCTTTCACCGACAAGGGCGAGATTTTAGTGGGCGAGAGCGCGAAACGCCAAGCTGTTACAAACCCCGAAAAAACCATCTACTCCATTAAGCGCATCATGGGTTTGATGAGCAACGAGGACAAAGCCCAAGAGGCGAAAAAACGCTTGCCTTATAAAATCGTGGATCGCAACGGGGCTTGCGCCGTAGAAATCGCCGGTAAAATCTACACCCCTCAAGAAATCTCAGCCAAAATCCTCATGAAACTCAAAGAGGATGCTGAGAGCTATTTGGGCGAACCCGTGAATGAGGCGGTCATCACCGTGCCCGCTTACTTCAATGACAGCCAAAGAAAGGCGACCAAAGAAGCCGGCACGATCGCTGGGCTAAATGTCTTGCGGATCATCAACGAGCCCACTTCGGCGGCTTTGGCTTACGGCTTGGACAAAAAAGAGTCTGAAAAAATCATGGTTTATGATTTGGGCGGGGGGACTTTCGATGTTACGGTGCTTGAAACGGGGGACAATGTCGTGGAAGTGCTCGCCACAGGGGGGGATGCTTTCTTAGGGGGCGATGACTTTGACAACCGCATCATTGACTTCATCGCCAAAGAGTTTGAAAACGAAAATGGCATTGACATTAAAAAGGACATCATGGCGTTGCAACGCTTGAAAGAAGCGAGCGAAAACGCTAAAAAAGAGTTGAGCTCGGCGCAAGAAACCGAGATCAATTTGCCCTTCATCACCGCCGATGCCAGCGGGCCTAAGCACTTGGTGAAAAAACTCACGCGTGCGAAGTTTGAAAGCTTGATCGACGACTTGATCGAGGACACCATTAAGAAAATCGACAGCGTGATCCAAGATGCGGGCTTAAGCCGCAACGACATCGCCGAAGTGGTGATGGTGGGTGGCTCAACCCGTATCCCCAAAGTGCAAGAGAGGGTGAAAAACTTCATCAATAAGGATTTAAATAAATCCGTGAATCCCGATGAGGTCGTGGCTGTGGGGGCGAGTATCCAAGCGGGCGTGCTCAAAGGCGATGTCAAAGATGTGCTCTTGCTGGATGTGATCCCCTTAAGCCTTGGCATTGAAACTTTAGGGGGCGTGATGACGAAAGTCATTGAAAAAGGCACGACCATCCCGGCTAAAAAAGCCCAAATCTTCTCCACCGCTGAGGACAACCAACCCGCCGTGTCTATCCTTGTCTTGCAGGGCGAAAGGGAATTTGCCAAAGACAACAAATCTCTAGGCAAGTTTGATCTCACCGGCATTGCGCCAGCGCCCAGAGGCGTGCCCCAAATTGAGGTTACCTTTGACATTGACGCGAATGGGATTTTAACCGTGTCAGCCAAAGACAAAAACACGGGCAAATCCCAAGAAATCAAAATCACCGGCTCCAGCGGGCTTAGCGATAGCGAAATCGATAAAATGGTCAAAGACGCAGAGCTACACAAAGAGGAAGACGCGCGCCGTAAAGCGGTTGTGGAGGCCAAAAACCAAGCCGAAAGCCTAGCGCACCAAACCAAGAAAAACCTAGAGGAGCACAAGGCGAATTTAGAACCTAGCGAAGTGGAAAAAATCCAAAAAGCGTTGAGCGATTTGGAAACCACGCTCAAAAACGAAAATGCCAGCAAAGAGGAAGTGGAGGCGAAAATGAAGGCCTTAGCCGAGTCTTCGCAAAAGCTCACAGAGGCGATGATGCAAAAAGAGCAAAACCCCCAAGCGGCTAAAAAAGATGAGGATGTGATAGACGCTGAGGTGGAATAG
- a CDS encoding PDC sensor domain-containing protein, protein MLSKDVTEYAKVKSELYAYVSYLLTQNIKNYLKEPTLKYIQLAMERIKQEVRIKEDIFILDTNGNLIDGEGNVKNSFAQNSLERSYFYEAIAERRCILTNPYPTRSNRGLVVTAAYPIYNDKDELFYVVCMHIPLKVAIALSSSSKHYSTFAEGSVVMYFSISITLALVSLLLFIKSLSNLYSALTHFSSFAVKEVFHPIVLLTLALATVDLVKAIFEEEVLGKNSGDSHHAIHRTMIRFLGSIIIALAIEALMLVFKFSISAPNKIIYAVYLAGAVSALLISLAIYVKCAYGAANESNGKD, encoded by the coding sequence ATGCTATCCAAAGATGTTACCGAATACGCCAAAGTCAAGAGCGAGCTTTACGCCTATGTGTCCTATCTCTTGACCCAAAACATTAAAAACTACCTCAAAGAACCCACCCTAAAATACATACAACTAGCGATGGAGCGCATTAAACAAGAAGTCCGCATTAAAGAGGACATTTTTATTTTAGACACCAATGGGAATTTAATCGATGGGGAGGGCAATGTCAAAAACTCTTTTGCGCAAAACTCTTTGGAGCGGAGCTACTTTTATGAGGCCATCGCCGAGCGGCGTTGTATTTTAACTAACCCCTACCCCACGCGCAGCAACCGGGGGTTAGTCGTTACAGCGGCTTATCCCATTTATAACGACAAAGACGAGTTGTTTTATGTGGTGTGCATGCACATCCCGCTCAAAGTCGCCATCGCTTTAAGTTCCTCATCCAAGCATTACAGCACCTTTGCAGAGGGCAGTGTGGTGATGTATTTTAGCATTTCCATCACCCTAGCCCTTGTGTCCTTGCTCTTATTTATTAAGAGTTTGTCTAATCTGTACAGTGCTCTGACCCACTTTAGCAGCTTTGCTGTCAAAGAGGTCTTTCACCCCATTGTGCTTTTGACCTTAGCCTTAGCCACCGTGGATCTAGTCAAGGCGATTTTTGAAGAGGAGGTGCTGGGCAAGAACAGCGGAGACAGCCACCACGCCATTCACCGCACGATGATCCGCTTTTTGGGCTCGATCATCATCGCCCTAGCCATCGAAGCGTTGATGTTGGTCTTTAAATTCAGCATCAGCGCACCCAATAAGATCATTTACGCCGTGTATTTGGCCGGTGCGGTGTCGGCTTTGCTCATCAGCCTAGCCATTTATGTCAAATGCGCCTACGGCGCAGCCAACGAGTCCAATGGCAAGGACTGA
- a CDS encoding glycosyltransferase, protein MVLRAYYASQAPMPLVFVGALNSGHTLDRLKALKAHELDETYGFKEVFFFYGIERDEVLKLAKHATLFLHGSTGSYESFPMVLLESMQFATPFICTPVGNALELAPELVVQDSTQMAVKIDELLGDPKHYHHISTTLHQKIQNLTYEEIVKKLLAF, encoded by the coding sequence ATGGTGCTTAGGGCGTATTACGCCAGCCAAGCACCAATGCCCTTAGTCTTTGTGGGTGCGCTCAATAGCGGACACACCCTAGATCGCCTCAAAGCTCTCAAAGCCCACGAATTGGACGAAACCTATGGTTTTAAAGAGGTGTTCTTTTTCTATGGCATTGAACGGGATGAGGTGTTGAAACTAGCCAAACACGCCACTTTGTTTTTGCACGGAAGTACAGGGAGCTACGAGTCCTTTCCTATGGTGCTTTTAGAGAGCATGCAATTTGCCACCCCCTTTATTTGCACGCCCGTAGGCAACGCCCTAGAGCTTGCACCCGAGTTAGTGGTACAAGACAGCACACAAATGGCGGTTAAAATCGATGAACTGCTTGGCGACCCTAAGCACTACCACCACATCTCCACTACTTTGCACCAAAAAATCCAAAACTTGACCTATGAAGAGATTGTTAAAAAACTCTTGGCGTTTTAG
- the bcp gene encoding thioredoxin-dependent thiol peroxidase, with amino-acid sequence MRLDKGSKAPAFTLNNATGQSVSLKDFLGKVVVLYFYPKDNTPGCTIEAQDFTALKHAFEAKGAVILGVSADDAKSHCHFIKSENLNIELLSDPNHEVAKAYGAYGEKNLYGKVSVGLIRSTFVIDQEGKIAHALYNVKAKGHAQKVLELV; translated from the coding sequence ATGCGTTTAGACAAAGGGAGCAAAGCTCCCGCCTTCACTTTAAACAATGCCACAGGACAGAGTGTTAGCCTTAAAGACTTTTTAGGCAAGGTCGTGGTGCTTTATTTTTACCCCAAGGACAACACCCCGGGATGCACCATTGAGGCGCAAGATTTTACCGCCTTAAAACATGCATTTGAGGCGAAGGGAGCGGTGATTTTAGGCGTGAGTGCGGACGATGCCAAGAGCCATTGCCACTTTATAAAAAGCGAGAATTTAAACATTGAGTTACTCAGCGACCCTAACCATGAGGTGGCAAAAGCTTACGGGGCTTATGGGGAGAAAAATCTCTATGGCAAGGTGAGTGTGGGGCTGATTCGCTCCACCTTTGTGATCGATCAAGAGGGCAAAATCGCCCATGCCCTTTACAATGTCAAAGCCAAAGGACATGCCCAAAAAGTGCTGGAGCTGGTTTAA
- a CDS encoding LutC/YkgG family protein, whose amino-acid sequence MSKQVVIERIQNALKRHPIAHENLPYQNMITDAKADLIEQYKHLQELNRSQLSECTKEDLATAIQEALKGFETQKLLCATNLPCPLEELDPQNLYQKIPYDRPVEAFKEELFNIDTAILEAACGVANLGIVGIASSKFAPRLTSLITLKCVILLDKSKIVQNLAQGLEALKEAGPLLEPVEEGVKMRDCDLKRRLPTNMLFIGGPSRTADIELQTVFGVHGPMATHVILY is encoded by the coding sequence ATGAGTAAGCAAGTGGTGATTGAACGGATTCAAAATGCCCTAAAACGGCACCCCATTGCGCATGAAAATTTGCCTTACCAAAACATGATCACAGACGCTAAGGCGGATTTAATCGAGCAATACAAGCACCTCCAAGAGCTCAACCGCTCCCAGCTTAGTGAATGCACTAAGGAGGATTTAGCCACAGCGATCCAAGAGGCATTAAAGGGTTTTGAAACCCAAAAACTCTTGTGCGCCACAAATTTACCCTGCCCTTTAGAGGAACTAGACCCCCAAAATCTTTACCAAAAAATCCCCTACGATAGACCCGTAGAGGCGTTTAAAGAGGAGTTGTTTAACATCGACACGGCGATTTTAGAGGCGGCTTGTGGCGTGGCAAATTTAGGCATCGTGGGCATCGCGTCTTCAAAATTCGCCCCCCGTTTGACTTCTCTCATCACCCTTAAATGCGTGATTTTGCTGGATAAATCTAAAATCGTGCAAAATTTAGCGCAAGGGCTAGAGGCCTTGAAAGAGGCGGGGCCCCTGCTTGAGCCCGTTGAAGAGGGCGTTAAAATGCGTGATTGCGACTTAAAACGCCGTTTGCCCACAAATATGCTCTTCATCGGCGGGCCTAGCCGCACCGCCGACATTGAGCTACAAACCGTCTTTGGCGTGCATGGGCCCATGGCAACCCATGTCATCTTGTACTAG
- a CDS encoding LutB/LldF family L-lactate oxidation iron-sulfur protein: MTHTTTHSDHDYEQVIGEKLNDAQLRTNLRSAMDTLIHKRKDLLEDRYPEWEQLRTMGQNAKLKVLSQLDSYVQKFEENATKNGFVVHYANTAKDANEIIYNLAKERGVERILKGKSMASEEIGLNQYMKEKGIVAKETDLGELIIQLIDEHPVHIVVPAIHKNRHQVGKIFQEKLGAPLESEPEKLNGIARKHMRGEFEGFKMGISGVNFAIANEGAIWLVENEGNGRMCTTACDIHVAICGIEKMVESFEDASILNNLLCPSAVGVQITCYQNIITGPRQEGELDGPKEAHIILLDHNRSNILADEKYYKALSCIRCGTCLNHCPVYDKIGGHAYLATYPGPIGVVITPQLFGLDNYAHIANLCSLCGRCGEVCPVKIPLPELIRDLRAEKTHEGRGVVRGYKDTKHSKLEELGMKAFAKLASNGTLWRAAMAMSSTFAPLGKVFGHYTPVLKKWLRYREMPKVQGSLHAEVKKLPGVIYE; encoded by the coding sequence ATGACACACACCACCACACACAGCGACCACGATTACGAACAAGTCATCGGCGAGAAGTTAAACGATGCCCAGCTGCGCACCAACTTGCGCTCAGCAATGGACACTTTAATCCACAAGCGCAAAGACCTACTAGAAGATCGTTACCCCGAATGGGAACAACTACGCACTATGGGGCAAAATGCGAAATTAAAAGTCCTATCCCAGCTAGATAGCTATGTGCAAAAATTTGAGGAAAACGCCACAAAAAACGGCTTTGTCGTGCATTACGCCAACACCGCCAAAGACGCGAATGAAATCATCTACAACCTAGCTAAAGAGCGGGGGGTGGAGCGGATTTTAAAGGGCAAGTCTATGGCGAGCGAGGAAATCGGGCTAAACCAATACATGAAGGAAAAGGGCATTGTCGCCAAAGAAACGGATTTGGGCGAGCTCATCATCCAGCTCATAGATGAACACCCCGTGCATATCGTGGTGCCTGCCATCCACAAAAACCGCCACCAAGTGGGTAAGATTTTTCAAGAAAAGCTAGGCGCACCCCTAGAGAGCGAACCTGAAAAGCTCAATGGCATTGCCAGAAAGCACATGCGCGGCGAGTTTGAGGGCTTTAAAATGGGGATTTCTGGGGTGAATTTTGCCATCGCCAATGAGGGGGCGATTTGGCTTGTGGAGAACGAGGGCAATGGGCGTATGTGCACCACCGCCTGCGACATCCATGTCGCCATTTGTGGGATTGAAAAAATGGTCGAAAGCTTTGAAGACGCTTCGATCTTAAACAACCTGCTTTGCCCTAGTGCTGTGGGCGTGCAAATCACATGTTATCAAAACATCATCACCGGCCCCCGCCAAGAGGGCGAGCTAGACGGGCCCAAAGAGGCGCACATCATTTTGCTAGACCACAATAGAAGCAATATCCTAGCCGATGAAAAATACTACAAGGCCCTAAGCTGTATCCGCTGTGGGACCTGCTTAAACCACTGCCCCGTGTATGACAAAATCGGTGGGCACGCCTACCTAGCGACCTATCCCGGGCCCATCGGGGTTGTCATCACCCCCCAGCTTTTTGGGCTCGACAATTACGCCCACATCGCCAATTTGTGTAGCCTTTGTGGGCGTTGTGGCGAAGTTTGCCCGGTGAAAATCCCCCTACCCGAGCTCATCAGGGATTTAAGGGCGGAGAAAACCCACGAGGGGCGGGGTGTGGTGCGCGGCTATAAAGACACCAAGCACAGCAAATTAGAGGAGCTGGGCATGAAAGCCTTTGCAAAACTCGCCAGCAATGGCACGCTATGGCGGGCGGCTATGGCAATGAGTAGCACTTTTGCCCCCCTTGGCAAGGTTTTCGGGCATTACACGCCCGTGTTGAAAAAATGGTTGCGTTATCGAGAAATGCCCAAAGTGCAGGGCAGTTTGCACGCTGAGGTGAAGAAACTACCGGGGGTGATTTATGAGTAA
- a CDS encoding (Fe-S)-binding protein has protein sequence MRVYFFATCLGEAVFSQTALNCIKLLQREGVEVIFKKDQTCCGQPSYNSGYYEQTREIVLHNVRLFKEDHPIIVPSGSCVGMMAHDYLELFEGHKAYEEVKNFSLRVYELAEFLDKKLEVRYTDLGAPIKVTWHSNCHALRVSKVIESAKKIISQLSNVELVPLQREEECCGFGGTFAVKEPEISNAMVQEKIHDIESRQVEYVLSADAGCLLNISGAMAKVRSKTKSMHFYDFLAQRVGLGV, from the coding sequence TTGAGAGTCTATTTTTTTGCTACTTGTCTAGGGGAGGCGGTGTTTAGCCAAACGGCTTTAAATTGCATTAAACTTTTGCAAAGAGAGGGGGTGGAGGTGATCTTTAAAAAAGACCAAACTTGTTGCGGGCAACCCAGCTACAACTCCGGTTACTATGAACAGACCCGTGAGATTGTGCTCCACAATGTCCGCCTCTTCAAAGAGGATCACCCCATCATTGTGCCCAGCGGTTCTTGCGTGGGCATGATGGCGCACGACTATTTGGAGCTGTTTGAGGGGCATAAGGCGTATGAGGAAGTGAAAAACTTCTCTCTTAGGGTCTATGAACTTGCCGAGTTTTTGGATAAAAAACTAGAGGTGCGCTACACCGACCTTGGCGCGCCCATCAAGGTTACATGGCATTCTAATTGCCACGCCTTAAGGGTGTCTAAGGTGATTGAGAGTGCGAAAAAAATCATTTCTCAACTCTCTAATGTGGAGCTTGTGCCCTTGCAAAGGGAGGAGGAGTGTTGTGGGTTTGGGGGGACTTTTGCGGTGAAAGAGCCAGAGATTTCTAACGCGATGGTGCAAGAGAAAATCCACGACATCGAGAGCCGCCAAGTGGAGTATGTTTTGTCCGCCGATGCGGGCTGTTTGTTGAACATCAGCGGAGCGATGGCAAAGGTGAGGAGCAAGACCAAATCCATGCACTTTTACGACTTTTTAGCCCAAAGAGTGGGATTAGGAGTTTGA
- a CDS encoding DNA type IV secretion system protein ComB10 — protein MKPLVKKALIFGGAMVAVFATSLILNKPKKAPEVLDLKDTNYPLADYLFTPPKETQPKENPELAHLQALLQENAKQIAQLKAQLQEAKKSPLPQPPQEMEPEQEPQEQEIEPPEPTQEELEIEETLNGRIQGFEEPKEAEIDYGASHFENLKTHDLATHENRLLRTITADKMIPAFLVTPISSQLAGKVVAQVESDIFANMGQAVLIPKGSKAIGYYSNNNKIGEYRLDIVWSRIITPQGVNITLTNAKGADVKGYSGLVGQMITHNFQRYGMPLLVSTLSNGLLIGLTSALANKTGKNNLFGDFLLMQLTRQTGLGLNQIIAQILKDKSNLKPIIIVREGSRVFISPNLDIFFPTPQKGEVVAQFFKHSSP, from the coding sequence ATGAAACCCCTTGTTAAAAAAGCTTTGATTTTTGGAGGGGCGATGGTGGCGGTGTTTGCCACTTCTTTGATTTTAAACAAGCCCAAAAAAGCCCCCGAAGTTTTGGATTTAAAGGACACCAACTACCCCCTAGCCGATTATTTATTCACCCCACCCAAAGAAACTCAACCTAAAGAAAACCCCGAGTTAGCCCATTTGCAAGCACTCTTGCAAGAGAACGCAAAGCAAATCGCCCAGCTCAAGGCACAATTACAAGAGGCGAAAAAATCGCCTCTGCCACAACCACCCCAAGAGATGGAGCCCGAGCAAGAGCCCCAAGAGCAAGAGATAGAGCCACCCGAGCCCACCCAAGAAGAGCTAGAGATTGAAGAGACTTTAAATGGGCGGATACAAGGCTTTGAAGAGCCCAAAGAGGCAGAGATAGACTATGGGGCAAGCCACTTTGAAAATCTAAAAACCCACGATCTAGCCACCCATGAAAACCGCCTACTGCGCACCATCACCGCCGATAAAATGATCCCCGCATTTTTAGTAACGCCCATCAGCTCCCAGCTTGCCGGTAAAGTTGTGGCGCAGGTGGAGAGCGACATTTTCGCCAACATGGGACAGGCTGTTTTAATCCCCAAAGGCTCAAAAGCCATCGGCTATTACAGCAACAACAACAAAATCGGCGAATACCGCCTAGACATCGTGTGGAGTCGCATCATCACCCCGCAAGGGGTCAACATCACACTCACCAACGCCAAAGGGGCAGATGTCAAGGGTTATAGCGGACTCGTGGGGCAAATGATCACGCACAACTTCCAACGTTACGGCATGCCCTTGTTGGTGTCTACGCTTTCTAACGGGCTGTTGATCGGCTTGACCTCTGCCCTAGCCAACAAAACGGGCAAGAACAATTTATTTGGCGATTTTTTACTCATGCAACTCACCCGCCAAACGGGTTTAGGACTCAACCAAATCATCGCCCAAATCTTAAAAGATAAGAGCAACTTAAAGCCCATTATTATCGTGAGGGAGGGCTCACGGGTGTTTATCTCCCCCAATTTAGACATCTTTTTCCCCACACCCCAAAAAGGCGAGGTGGTGGCGCAGTTTTTTAAACACAGCTCCCCTTGA
- a CDS encoding TrbG/VirB9 family P-type conjugative transfer protein, whose amino-acid sequence MWGFLRFLLCVVFPCVCLAQALESEDPQESPQEHTIQDLHAIQNSFFNKERNALDNTLLIDYKLGQMPKIRLRYAMVTTIVFSEPIAEVVLGDNIGFSTKTLGRNVLLIKPLEVGIDSNLNVIGASGKIYAFYIFSTTFTSPKNPILNVYVSNKHFFTDKQAQNQPIAVLENKPQVPTSMSFLKIGQGGNALLVDQNQIERGYQVFGGKKRAWFCLWLCKVAFKAPIKPLDIFNDKHFTYFKFDHVRSQVKFPVAYKVVDGYDNPINTRIVGDYLIAEDISPKWTLREGKIHACVRKVSKAP is encoded by the coding sequence ATGTGGGGATTTCTTAGGTTTTTGCTGTGTGTTGTGTTCCCTTGTGTGTGTTTGGCTCAAGCCCTAGAAAGCGAGGACCCCCAAGAGTCCCCACAAGAGCACACCATTCAAGACCTGCACGCCATACAAAATAGTTTTTTCAATAAAGAGCGCAACGCCCTAGACAACACCCTTCTCATTGACTACAAACTTGGGCAAATGCCTAAAATCCGCTTGCGCTACGCCATGGTCACGACCATCGTTTTTAGCGAGCCCATCGCTGAGGTGGTGCTGGGCGACAACATAGGCTTTAGCACCAAGACTTTAGGGCGTAATGTGCTTTTAATCAAACCCCTAGAAGTGGGGATCGATTCAAACCTTAATGTCATCGGCGCAAGCGGTAAAATTTACGCCTTTTATATTTTCTCCACAACTTTCACCAGCCCCAAAAACCCGATTTTAAATGTCTATGTGTCTAACAAACACTTTTTTACAGACAAGCAAGCGCAAAACCAGCCAATAGCCGTGCTTGAAAACAAGCCCCAAGTCCCCACCTCCATGTCTTTTTTAAAAATCGGGCAGGGGGGCAATGCGCTTTTAGTGGATCAAAACCAAATTGAGAGGGGCTATCAAGTGTTCGGGGGCAAAAAACGGGCGTGGTTTTGTCTGTGGCTGTGTAAAGTCGCTTTTAAAGCCCCCATTAAACCTCTTGATATTTTCAACGACAAGCATTTCACTTACTTTAAATTTGACCATGTCCGCTCCCAAGTCAAGTTTCCTGTCGCCTACAAGGTAGTAGATGGCTATGACAACCCCATCAACACCCGCATTGTGGGGGATTATTTGATCGCCGAGGACATCTCCCCCAAATGGACCTTAAGGGAGGGCAAAATCCACGCTTGCGTGCGTAAGGTCAGCAAAGCCCCATGA
- a CDS encoding flagellar basal body P-ring protein FlgI: MFKKCAWVLCLFGVLHAPLSAEKIEDVANIVGVRDNQLIGYGLVIGLNGTGDKSGSKFTMQSIANMLESVNVKVSPEDIKSKNVAAVMITATLPSFARQGDKIDVQISSIGDAKSIDHGVLVMTPLTAIDGNIYAIAQGSVSLGNSKNLLSGTIVNGATIEREVVYDLAHKNAMTLSLKRPDFKNAVKIQEALNEVFKEPVALAIDPKTIKLKKPEKLTMVEFLALIQEVNIDYSNQNKIIIDEKSGTVVAGVDIEVHPVVVTSGDITIKITKDPLEPKKGKAKKDIAKIDPTTNLDTKENILSTPRATIASVVKALQKIGVSSKSIVSILEAMKKSGAISADMEVI, translated from the coding sequence ATGTTTAAAAAATGCGCTTGGGTTTTGTGCTTGTTTGGGGTGTTGCATGCCCCTTTGAGTGCCGAAAAGATTGAAGATGTCGCCAATATCGTGGGGGTACGCGACAATCAGCTGATCGGCTATGGTTTGGTGATCGGCTTGAATGGCACGGGGGACAAATCGGGCTCAAAATTCACCATGCAATCCATCGCAAACATGCTAGAGAGCGTGAATGTCAAGGTGTCGCCCGAGGACATTAAATCTAAAAATGTCGCTGCTGTGATGATCACCGCCACCTTGCCTTCTTTTGCAAGACAGGGGGATAAAATCGATGTCCAAATCTCGTCTATCGGGGACGCTAAGTCCATAGACCACGGGGTTTTGGTGATGACCCCTTTAACGGCGATCGATGGCAATATCTACGCCATAGCCCAGGGGAGTGTGAGTTTAGGCAATTCTAAAAACCTGCTCTCAGGCACGATCGTCAACGGGGCAACCATTGAAAGAGAAGTCGTCTATGATTTGGCGCATAAAAATGCCATGACTTTGAGCTTGAAACGCCCCGACTTTAAAAACGCCGTGAAAATCCAAGAGGCCCTAAACGAAGTCTTTAAAGAGCCCGTAGCTCTAGCCATTGACCCCAAAACCATCAAGCTTAAAAAACCCGAAAAGCTCACCATGGTGGAGTTTTTAGCACTCATCCAAGAGGTCAACATTGATTACAGCAACCAAAACAAAATCATCATTGACGAGAAGTCGGGCACGGTGGTGGCGGGTGTGGATATTGAAGTGCATCCGGTGGTTGTTACAAGTGGGGACATCACGATTAAAATCACCAAAGACCCGCTAGAACCTAAAAAAGGCAAGGCGAAAAAGGACATTGCCAAAATCGACCCCACAACGAACCTAGACACCAAAGAGAACATTTTAAGCACCCCAAGAGCCACAATCGCCAGCGTGGTGAAGGCTTTGCAAAAAATCGGGGTGAGCTCTAAAAGCATCGTTTCTATCCTAGAAGCCATGAAAAAAAGTGGCGCGATCAGCGCAGATATGGAGGTCATATGA